A region of Spirochaetota bacterium DNA encodes the following proteins:
- a CDS encoding phosphomannose isomerase type II C-terminal cupin domain translates to MDDRAIYSEHRPWGFYEVLSDTETHKVKRITVYPKKRLSLQRHKKRKEHWFFVSGQGIVTLDMNEVKVQQGVSVDIDFNVLHRVENTGDENLVYIEVQLGEYFGEDDIERIEDDFGRAKK, encoded by the coding sequence ATGGATGATAGGGCAATTTATTCAGAACACAGACCATGGGGTTTTTATGAAGTGCTATCGGACACAGAAACCCACAAGGTAAAACGTATAACAGTATATCCAAAGAAACGCTTAAGCTTGCAGCGGCATAAAAAGCGCAAAGAGCATTGGTTTTTTGTGTCGGGTCAGGGCATAGTGACTCTTGATATGAATGAAGTGAAGGTACAACAGGGAGTAAGCGTTGATATAGATTTTAACGTATTGCACAGAGTCGAAAATACCGGTGATGAAAATCTTGTATATATTGAAGTTCAGCTTGGAGAATACTTTGGTGAGGATGATATAGAACGAATTGAAGATGACTTTGGCAGAGCTAAAAAATAA
- the serC gene encoding 3-phosphoserine/phosphohydroxythreonine transaminase translates to MARIYNFSSGPSILPLSALEEASRELVDYKHTGMSLIEMSHRGKIYDQVHNEAIALVKELLAVPDDYTVLFIQGGATLQFGMIPMAFLQPGRIADFVVTGTWVKKAFEDAKCIGEARIIWDGAVERYRRIPTQKELNFTTGAEYVYICSNETIDGIQWPTMPDTGGIPLIVDMSSDILSRPVEWDKVTMLFAGTQKNLAPAGMAVVIMKNELLAKARKDLPAYLRYDLHAKENSLYNTPPTFTVWMTTLTLKWVKSIGGMPQIEKLRDQKAKLIYDAIDASGGYYMCPVDKSSRSKMNIVWRLHNEQLEEQFVKEAEKEGLSGLKGHRSVGGLRASIYNAMPVEGVVALVEFMNHFMQKNG, encoded by the coding sequence ATGGCACGAATATATAATTTTTCATCCGGGCCTTCAATTTTACCGTTGAGTGCGCTGGAAGAAGCAAGCAGGGAGCTTGTGGACTATAAACATACTGGAATGTCGCTTATTGAAATGAGCCATAGAGGAAAAATTTATGATCAGGTTCATAATGAGGCGATAGCTCTTGTAAAAGAGCTCCTTGCTGTGCCCGATGATTACACTGTTCTATTTATCCAGGGTGGGGCAACGCTGCAGTTTGGAATGATACCAATGGCATTTCTACAACCAGGTAGAATAGCAGATTTTGTTGTTACAGGAACGTGGGTAAAAAAGGCGTTTGAAGATGCAAAATGTATAGGTGAAGCAAGAATTATATGGGATGGTGCTGTAGAAAGATATCGCCGCATACCTACCCAGAAAGAGTTGAATTTTACTACTGGTGCTGAATATGTATATATATGTTCAAACGAGACAATTGATGGCATTCAGTGGCCTACAATGCCTGATACAGGAGGAATTCCATTAATTGTTGACATGTCGTCGGATATACTGTCACGGCCAGTTGAGTGGGATAAGGTAACTATGCTATTTGCGGGTACACAGAAAAATTTAGCTCCAGCTGGAATGGCAGTAGTCATAATGAAAAATGAACTGTTAGCTAAAGCACGAAAAGACCTTCCTGCATATTTGCGCTATGACTTGCATGCAAAAGAAAACTCTTTGTATAACACTCCTCCCACTTTTACAGTGTGGATGACAACGCTTACATTAAAGTGGGTTAAATCAATTGGTGGAATGCCACAAATAGAAAAATTACGTGACCAGAAGGCAAAACTCATATATGATGCAATAGATGCAAGTGGCGGGTATTACATGTGCCCCGTGGATAAAAGCAGTCGTTCCAAAATGAATATAGTGTGGCGTTTACACAACGAACAGCTGGAAGAACAATTTGTAAAAGAAGCTGAAAAAGAAGGCTTGAGTGGATTGAAAGGGCATCGCTCTGTGGGTGGACTCAGGGCATCAATCTACAATGCTATGCCAGTGGAGGGCGTTGTAGCTCTTGTTGAATTTATGAATCATTTTATGCAGAAAAACGGGTAA